A window of Panicum virgatum strain AP13 chromosome 8K, P.virgatum_v5, whole genome shotgun sequence contains these coding sequences:
- the LOC120645181 gene encoding magnesium/proton exchanger 1 has translation MAGADPPSACDGAYLLFHGETLLSNGVRATLYTVALAYCFIGLSAITARFFKSMEQIMKHSREVVSVDPHTNMPVVKQEKVWNYTIADIALLAFGTSFPQISLATIDAIRNLGQLTAGGLGPGTLVGSAAFDMFPIHAVCVVMPRAGSKKKISDLGVWLVELFWSFWAYIWLYFILEVWTPGVITLWEALLTVLQYGLLLLHVYAQDKRWPYVSIPFVRSYRPEDWVPEENASVDYDNCDEISDTLPISVDKDILDIYGSYHNAEYCKVPEKDMEGSSTMNDAVKNTQEDTSWLFIWWRQFLSAFNLESPESRKMDSIYLRITRIFFNLLIVPWKLLFAFVPPYHIAHGWIAFICSLVLISGIAYGVTKLTDQISCVTGISSYVIAFTALAAGTSWPDLVASKIAAERQVTADSAIANITCSNSVNIYVGIGIPWLIDTVYNFFVYQEPLYIDNAAGLSFSLLIFFATSFGCIMVLVLRRIVLGAELGGPRLWAWATSVYFMALWVVFVVFSSLRVSGII, from the exons ATGGCGGGTGCTGATCCTCCATCTGCATGTGACGGCGCCTACCTGCTGTTCCATGGCGAGACCTTGCTTTCGAACGGTGTCCGCGCCACTCTCTACACGGTTGCGCTTGCGTACTGCTTCATCGGGCTATCCGCGATCACTGCCCGGTTCTTCAAATCCATGGAGCAGATCATGAAGCACTCCAGGGAGGTGGTCAGTGTGGACCCACACACCAACATGCCTGTTGTGAAGCAAGAGAAGGTGTGGAACTACACGATAGCGGACATCGCTCTCCTTGCTTTTGGCACCAGCTTCCCTCAGATCTCTCTGGCTACAATCGACGCAATCCGTAATCTGGGTCAACTGACAGCAGGAG GTCTAGGTCCGGGCACTCTCGTGGGTTCTGCTGCATTTGATATGTTCCCAATACATGCTGTCTGTGTGGTTATGCCAAGGGCAGGCTCTAAGAAAAAGATCTCAGACTTGGGCGTTTGGCTCGTTGAGCTGTTCTGGTCTTTCTGGGCATACATTTGGCTGTATTTTATCTTAGAG GTGTGGACACCTGGAGTAATCACCCTCTGGGAGGCCTTGCTGACAGTCTTGCAGTATGGATTGCTTCTGCTCCACGTATATGCGCAAGATAAGCGGTGGCCATATGTATCAATCCCTTT TGTCAGAAGTTATAGGCCTGAAGATTGGGTTCCAGAAGAAAATGCTTCAGTTGATTATGACAACTGTGATGAAATTAGTGACACACTCCCTATAAGCGTTGACAAGGACATTCTGGATATATATGGCTCCTACCATAATGCAG AGTATTGTAAAGTTCCTGAAAAGGATATGGAGGGATCATCAACAATGAATGATGCTGTGAAGAACACGCAAGAGGACACATCGTGGCTTTTTATATGGTGGCGACAGTTTCTCAGCGCTTTTAAT TTAGAGAGCCCCGAGTCAAGGAAGATGGATTCCATCTACCTGAGGATCACCAGAATATTTTTCAACTTGCTCATTGTACCTTGGAAACTATTATTTGCTTTTGTACCCCCATATCACATTGCGCATGGCTGGATCGCTTTTATATGCTCCCTGGTTTTAATAAGTGGTATTGCTTATGGTGTTACTAAACTTACAGACCAAATAAGCTGCGTCACAG GAATAAGTTCATATGTCATAGCATTTACAGCACTAGCAGCTGGAACCTCATGGCCAGATCTAGTTGCTAGCAAGATAGCTGCAGAGCGTCAAGTCACCGCAGACTCTGCTATAGCCAACATCACTTGCAG TAATTCGGTGAACATATATGTTGGCATTGGCATCCCTTGGTTGATCGACACAGTGTACAACTTCTTTGTCTACCAGGAACCACTGTACATAGACAATGCTGCTGGCCTGAGCTTCTCCCTTCTAATCTTCTTTGCAACATCGTTCGGCTGTATCATGGTTTTGGTTCTCCGTCGCATTGTACTCGGTGCTGAGCTTGGGGGCCCTAGGTTATGGGCTTGGGCGACATCAGTGTACTTTATGGCCCTTTGGGTTGTTTTTGTTGTATTTTCTTCTTTGAGAGTTTCTGGAATAATATAG
- the LOC120645183 gene encoding WD repeat-containing protein VIP3-like gives MKLAGLKSVDGAHEESIWAAAWAPAADHRPTAVLLTGALDETIRAWRPDDLAAAGPPTRGHALGVVSLATHPAGALAAAVSLDSFVRVFDVDSGASVATLEAPPSEVWGVQFHPKGNALAAAGGGSGSVKLWDTEKWQPITSLAIPRPEGARPDKTGSGKFVLSVAWSPDGKLLACGSMDGTIAVYDAIRMKFLHHLEGHHMPVRSMVFPPVDPHVLFTACDDRHIHIYDAKEKALIGAMSGHASWVLSIDVSPDGLAVATGSSDRTVRLWDINMKSSVQTMSNHSDQVWAVAFRPPGGAGVRAGRLASVSDDKSISLYDYS, from the exons ATGAAGCTCGCGGGGCTCAAGTCGGTGGACGGCGCCCACGAGGAATCcatctgggcggcggcgtgggcgcccgccgccgaccaccgccCCACGGCGGTGCTCCTGACGGGCGCGCTCGACGAGACCATCCGCGCCTGGCGCCccgacgacctcgccgccgcgggcccccCCACGAGGGGCCACGCGCTCGGGGTCGTCTCCCTCGCCACCCACCCCGcgggcgcgctcgccgccgccgtgtctcTCGACAGCTTCGTCCGCGTCTTCGACGTCGACTCGGGGGCCTCCGTCGCCACGCTCGAGGCGCCGCCGTCCGAGGTCTGGGGCGTCCAGTTCCACCCCAAG GGTAATGCTCTGGCTGCAGCTGGTGGTGGTAGTGGGTCAGTAAAGCTCTGGGACACAGAGAAGTGGCAGCCAATTACCAGCCTTGCCATCCCACGTCCTGAGGGAGCTCGCCCTGACAAGACAGGCAGTGGCAAGTTTGTCCTTTCAGTTGCCTGGAGCCCTGATGGAAAGCTCTTGGCCTGTGGTTCCATGGACGGCACCATCGCTGTGTACGACGCAATCCGCATGAAGTTCCTCCACCACCTTGAGGGGCACCACATGCCGGTGCGGTCCATGGTATTCCCCCCTGTAGACCCCCATGTGCTCTTCACGGCCTGTGACGACCGCCACATCCACATCTATGATGCCAAGGAGAAGGCCCTCATCGGGGCCATGTCAGGCCACGCGAGCTGGGTGCTGAGCATCGACGTGAGCCCCGACGGCTTGGCGGTGGCAACGGGATCCAGTGACCGCACAGTCCGGCTCTGGGACATCAACATGAAGAGTTCGGTGCAGACAATGAGCAACCACTCTGACCAGGTCTGGGCCGTTGCCTTCCGACCGCCTGGTGGAGCTGGAGTCCGGGCAGGCCGGCTGGCCAGCGTGTCAGATGACAAAAGCATCTCCCTGTATGATTACTCATAG